A single Ketogulonicigenium vulgare WSH-001 DNA region contains:
- the dusA gene encoding tRNA dihydrouridine(20/20a) synthase DusA: protein MTDLNKAARLSVAPMIDWTDSNCRIFHRQFSRNALLYTEMVTAPAVIHGPRARLLGYRDAEHPVALQLGGADPAQLREAVRIAADWNYDEINLNCGCPSDRVQSGAFGAVLMRQPDLVAEILSEMIAASPVEVTLKCRIGVDDQEPSDILPAFLEKVAASGVRRVIIHARKAWLQGLSPKENRDIPPLDYDLVFAMKAAFPDLHISLNGGVKSLAEAQALLDRGLDGVMIGRAAYHEPADILGQADPLIWGEGHAISAEEAVHAMFPVIEDHLRAGGRLHQITRHMLGAFAGRPGARQWRRILSEEANRDGAGLHTVEKALAAMDQLAA from the coding sequence ATGACTGATTTGAACAAAGCGGCGCGGCTCTCCGTCGCGCCGATGATCGACTGGACCGATAGCAATTGCCGGATCTTTCACCGGCAGTTCAGCCGCAATGCGCTGCTGTATACAGAGATGGTGACCGCCCCCGCCGTGATCCATGGCCCGCGCGCGCGGCTGTTGGGCTATCGCGATGCCGAACATCCCGTCGCGCTGCAACTGGGCGGTGCCGATCCCGCACAACTGCGCGAGGCGGTGCGGATCGCGGCGGATTGGAATTATGACGAGATCAACCTGAACTGCGGCTGCCCCTCGGACCGCGTGCAATCGGGCGCCTTTGGTGCGGTGCTGATGCGTCAGCCTGATCTGGTCGCCGAAATCCTGTCCGAGATGATCGCGGCGAGCCCGGTCGAAGTGACGCTGAAATGTCGCATTGGCGTGGATGACCAAGAACCGTCCGACATCCTGCCCGCGTTCCTTGAAAAGGTCGCCGCCTCAGGCGTGCGGCGCGTCATCATCCATGCGCGCAAGGCCTGGCTGCAAGGCCTGTCGCCCAAGGAAAATCGCGATATCCCGCCGCTGGATTACGATCTGGTCTTTGCGATGAAAGCGGCCTTTCCCGATTTGCACATCAGCCTGAATGGCGGTGTGAAATCGCTGGCCGAGGCGCAGGCGCTGTTGGATCGCGGCCTTGATGGCGTGATGATCGGCCGCGCGGCCTATCACGAGCCCGCTGACATCCTGGGCCAAGCCGATCCGCTGATCTGGGGCGAGGGGCACGCGATCAGCGCCGAAGAAGCCGTCCATGCCATGTTCCCCGTGATCGAGGATCACCTGCGCGCAGGCGGCCGGTTGCATCAGATCACCCGCCACATGCTGGGTGCCTTTGCGGGCCGCCCGGGCGCGCGTCAATGGCGGCGTATTCTGTCAGAGGAAGCGAACCGCGACGGCGCGGGGCTGCATACGGTGGAAAAGGCCCTCGCGGCGATGGACCAGCTAGCGGCGTAG
- a CDS encoding efflux RND transporter periplasmic adaptor subunit produces the protein MAHSEGNESLETPKAAATPVVSDGKAVPDTAKPEWAMSRREAENARRLREGKKPKRRILPWVLLGVAVIGIGAYVINQQMEAQRVAAEAAANPPPAPEVPRKLINSAESTVVAPRLLQRQVRVTGALNPVSSVTFSAEASGVVESVAVRVGDRVRAGDVLVQVNVEALTLQLNLARSNAEATRVQLGLAESQLARVTELVGRGASTSSALDESRTNVEATRASLSAMQDQIRSAELNLSKATLTAPFDGIVATREAEPGAFVSVGTPLLTLVDMSRMEMLANAAVVDSVELAPDQQVAVTVDGITGRTFEGEVERISPVATTGSRTIPVSIMIDNTDGTLRGGMFGIGQVVTQEAPDAIAIPAAAIRTDSGTSFVLVVVNDTVERRDITTGPRWAGELVQVTEGLAAGDRVITLPLSNLAVGDLVTIAEG, from the coding sequence ATGGCTCACTCCGAAGGCAACGAATCGCTCGAAACGCCGAAAGCTGCAGCAACGCCTGTGGTTTCAGACGGGAAAGCGGTGCCTGATACGGCAAAACCGGAATGGGCCATGTCGCGCCGCGAGGCCGAGAACGCGCGCCGTCTGCGCGAAGGCAAGAAGCCAAAGCGTCGCATCCTGCCGTGGGTGCTGCTGGGGGTCGCGGTGATTGGCATTGGTGCCTATGTCATTAACCAACAGATGGAAGCGCAGCGTGTTGCAGCCGAGGCCGCCGCGAATCCGCCGCCCGCGCCCGAGGTGCCGCGCAAGCTGATCAACAGCGCCGAAAGCACCGTGGTTGCGCCGCGTTTGCTGCAACGTCAGGTGCGCGTCACCGGCGCGCTGAACCCGGTCAGCAGCGTGACTTTTTCTGCCGAGGCCAGCGGTGTCGTGGAAAGCGTCGCTGTCCGCGTCGGCGACCGCGTGCGCGCGGGCGATGTGTTGGTGCAGGTCAATGTCGAGGCGCTGACCCTTCAGTTGAACCTTGCCCGCTCCAACGCCGAGGCGACCCGCGTTCAACTGGGTCTGGCCGAGTCGCAGCTCGCGCGCGTGACGGAATTGGTGGGGCGGGGCGCATCGACCAGCTCGGCGCTGGACGAATCGCGCACCAATGTCGAGGCGACGCGCGCCAGCCTGTCCGCGATGCAAGACCAGATCCGTTCGGCCGAATTGAACCTGTCCAAGGCGACGCTGACCGCGCCCTTTGACGGCATCGTCGCCACGCGCGAGGCCGAGCCGGGCGCCTTCGTCTCGGTCGGAACGCCCTTGCTGACCTTGGTCGACATGTCGCGGATGGAGATGCTGGCCAATGCGGCGGTGGTTGATAGCGTCGAGCTGGCCCCTGATCAGCAGGTTGCAGTGACCGTCGATGGTATCACCGGCCGCACGTTCGAGGGCGAGGTTGAACGGATCAGCCCCGTCGCCACCACCGGCAGCCGCACCATTCCCGTCAGCATTATGATCGACAACACCGACGGCACATTGCGCGGCGGTATGTTCGGGATCGGTCAGGTCGTGACCCAAGAGGCACCGGACGCCATCGCCATTCCCGCCGCGGCGATCCGCACCGACAGCGGCACCTCTTTCGTATTGGTCGTGGTCAATGACACGGTCGAGCGGCGCGACATCACCACCGGCCCGCGCTGGGCAGGCGAACTTGTGCAAGTGACCGAAGGTTTGGCGGCAGGTGATCGCGTGATTACGCTGCCATTGTCGAACCTCGCGGTCGGTGACCTTGTCACCATAGCCGAGGGCTGA
- a CDS encoding ABC transporter permease: MSDTQSQNPTRLQRIFNSDIWWSFRSSPVVIVAAIVAFALIGMAVFAPLISPYTPFIPQSNNLMDGFTPPGGDSFSGNTYLLGTDDQGRDMLSTIFYGSRVSLFVGFMATGLAMLIGISLGLIAGYRGGLVDTIIMRIADVQLSFPAILIALLIFGVAQGILPANQRNAMAVWVLILAIGLSNWAQFARTVRGSTMVESQKDYVNAARLLGRNPIAIILRHVLPNVMGPVLVIGTISLALAIIEEATLSFLGVGVPPTQPSLGTLIRIGQRFLFSGEWWILAFPALTLILLALSVNLLGDWLRDALNPRLRK; encoded by the coding sequence ATGAGCGACACCCAATCCCAAAACCCAACCCGCCTGCAGCGGATCTTTAACAGCGATATCTGGTGGTCGTTTCGTTCGTCCCCCGTCGTCATCGTTGCGGCAATTGTTGCCTTTGCGCTGATCGGTATGGCGGTGTTCGCGCCGCTGATCTCGCCCTATACGCCGTTCATTCCGCAGTCGAACAATCTGATGGATGGCTTTACCCCCCCGGGCGGCGACAGCTTTTCCGGCAATACCTATCTGCTGGGGACGGATGATCAGGGCCGCGATATGCTGTCGACGATCTTCTATGGCTCGCGCGTGTCGCTGTTTGTCGGCTTTATGGCGACCGGCCTTGCGATGCTGATCGGCATCTCGCTGGGGCTGATCGCGGGCTATCGCGGCGGTCTGGTGGATACGATCATCATGCGTATCGCTGACGTGCAACTGTCGTTTCCGGCCATTCTGATCGCGCTGCTGATCTTTGGCGTCGCACAAGGCATCCTGCCTGCGAACCAACGCAATGCGATGGCCGTCTGGGTGCTGATCCTTGCGATCGGTCTGTCAAACTGGGCGCAATTCGCGCGGACGGTGCGCGGCTCGACCATGGTGGAGAGCCAAAAGGACTATGTGAACGCGGCACGCCTGCTGGGACGCAATCCGATTGCGATCATCCTGCGCCATGTGCTGCCGAACGTGATGGGCCCCGTGCTGGTTATCGGCACCATCAGCCTTGCGCTGGCGATTATCGAGGAAGCGACCCTGTCCTTCCTGGGCGTCGGTGTGCCGCCAACCCAGCCCAGCCTTGGCACATTGATCCGTATCGGCCAACGCTTCTTGTTCTCGGGCGAATGGTGGATCCTTGCCTTCCCCGCTCTCACACTGATCCTGCTGGCGCTGTCGGTTAACCTGCTTGGTGACTGGCTGCGTGACGCCCTGAACCCGAGGCTGCGTAAATGA
- a CDS encoding ABC transporter ATP-binding protein — translation MTPPVLKVDNLVVDFPLRRGTSHVLRGVSFEIAAGEVLGVVGESGAGKSMTGSAVIKLIEPPGQITSGEVYLTGQRIDQLPEEEMAKLRGKRIGLVTQDPLTSLNPLFTIGDQLIETIRQHMDLSVDKARERAVSLLSEAGIPDAASRIDAYPHQFSGGMRQRVVIALAIAAEPELVIADEPTSALDVSVQKQIIQVLKDLCARRGTAIMLITHDMGVIAQIADRVMVMNLGQVVETGPVGQIIRNPQADYTKKLIASIPTISRGAVAAAAEIAAPRPDTHVAVEDLVCDFNAGGGVIARLFGKGATTFRAVDKVSFSIPRGKTYGLVGESGSGKSTCARMIAGLIRPTAGRVLVGGQDVWADREGAEQRRRNVQMIFQDPYASLNPRWRVKDIIAEPLRALGLSKGGSEMTDRVAELLREVRLDPAVMDKFPHEFSGGQRQRIAIARALSSQPAFIVCDEPTSALDVSVQAQVLDLMARLQEEHGLTYLLISHNLAVIRQMALDVGVLHRGVLVESGPVDQIFDNPQADYTKMLLDAVPDLDAVA, via the coding sequence ATGACCCCTCCTGTTCTGAAGGTTGATAACCTTGTCGTTGACTTCCCGCTGCGCCGTGGCACGTCCCATGTGCTGCGGGGGGTCAGTTTCGAAATCGCGGCGGGCGAAGTGCTGGGCGTTGTCGGCGAATCCGGGGCTGGTAAATCCATGACCGGTTCCGCCGTCATCAAACTGATCGAGCCTCCGGGCCAGATCACCAGTGGCGAAGTCTATCTGACCGGTCAGCGCATCGACCAGCTGCCCGAGGAAGAGATGGCCAAGCTGCGCGGCAAGCGCATCGGCCTTGTCACCCAAGACCCGCTGACCTCGCTGAACCCGCTGTTCACCATTGGCGACCAGCTGATCGAGACGATCCGCCAGCATATGGATCTGTCGGTCGATAAGGCGCGCGAGCGGGCGGTCAGCCTTTTGTCCGAGGCTGGCATCCCCGATGCCGCCAGCCGCATTGACGCCTATCCGCACCAGTTTTCGGGCGGAATGCGCCAGCGTGTGGTGATTGCCCTTGCCATCGCGGCCGAGCCGGAGCTGGTCATCGCGGACGAGCCGACCTCGGCCCTTGATGTGTCGGTGCAAAAGCAGATCATTCAGGTGCTGAAGGATCTATGTGCGCGGCGCGGCACGGCCATCATGCTGATCACGCATGATATGGGCGTGATCGCCCAGATCGCCGACCGCGTGATGGTGATGAACCTTGGCCAAGTGGTTGAAACCGGCCCTGTCGGTCAGATCATCCGCAATCCGCAGGCGGATTACACCAAAAAGCTGATCGCCTCGATCCCGACGATCAGCCGCGGTGCTGTTGCCGCTGCGGCTGAAATCGCTGCCCCCCGCCCCGACACCCATGTCGCGGTCGAGGATCTGGTTTGTGATTTCAACGCAGGCGGCGGCGTCATCGCGCGGCTGTTTGGCAAGGGCGCGACGACGTTCCGTGCCGTGGACAAGGTCAGCTTTAGCATCCCGCGCGGCAAGACCTATGGCCTTGTGGGCGAATCCGGCTCGGGTAAATCCACCTGCGCGCGGATGATCGCGGGGCTGATCCGTCCGACCGCTGGCCGTGTGCTGGTGGGCGGTCAAGATGTCTGGGCCGACCGCGAGGGGGCCGAACAGCGCCGTCGCAACGTGCAGATGATCTTCCAAGATCCCTATGCCAGCCTGAACCCACGCTGGCGGGTCAAGGATATCATTGCAGAACCACTGCGCGCCCTTGGCCTGTCCAAAGGTGGGTCCGAGATGACCGACCGCGTGGCAGAGCTTTTGCGTGAGGTGCGCCTTGATCCGGCGGTGATGGACAAGTTCCCGCATGAATTCTCGGGCGGGCAACGCCAGCGCATCGCCATCGCACGCGCCCTATCGAGCCAACCGGCCTTCATCGTCTGCGACGAGCCGACATCCGCGCTGGACGTCTCGGTACAGGCGCAGGTGCTGGATCTGATGGCGCGCCTGCAAGAGGAACATGGCCTGACCTATCTGCTGATCAGCCACAACCTTGCGGTGATCCGTCAGATGGCGCTGGACGTCGGTGTGCTGCATCGCGGCGTGCTGGTCGAAAGCGGGCCGGTCGATCAGATCTTTGACAATCCGCAGGCGGATTACACAAAGATGCTGCTGGACGCGGTCCCTGACCTCGACGCAGTCGCATAA
- a CDS encoding efflux RND transporter permease subunit has protein sequence MFLTRVSVSQPVFAAMVMVGIMVLGIFSFNRLAVEQFPDIDFPVVAAVVTYQGASPEAVETDIIKPIEETVNTISGIDTIQSIAQPSRAMVIMQFDLEVNSADAVQDVREKLNQIAASFPDAANDPVILRFDPAAMPLISLAISSDSMASEDLTQLADDVIVPRLSMISGVGSASVVGGLDRQVNILLDPDRMNAFGVTASEIIQAVGAENVDISAGEFDDGIEVQSVQIEGRIENQDDFAQIIVARRGGQPVHLGDVAHIELGTAQVTSLAMLNGQSALAIDVVKQQGANTVGVAEDIRHAVAELTNGQLPEGVQIDVVVDGSTAVEESYHTVLNMIIEGAALATLIVFLFLNSWRSTVITGLTLPISLIGTMTVLLMLGFTLNVMTLMALSLAVGLLIDDAIVVRENIMRHLHMGKTHVQAALDGTNEIGLAVLATTLSIVAVFLPVAFMEGIMGRFFLQFGVTVAVAVSISMFVAFTLDPMLSSIWYDPAADKTAKKGPIWKLINHFDVFFEHLSHGYRRVLRWSLRHRFTTLFIALLALVGAFALIPRVGGEFAPAGDSSEFTVTLETPAGSSLDYTALKVQQATDILNTFPEVIRTYATVASGSSVDGTTTATITVAMVPSLERTITPTEITIPVRQALTALPGVEVKVAAAGGMGMTSAPIQIRVQGESLNVLGELSDDLVGRLRGITGLADVTSSMSVAQPVLGVRINRDAASDLGLSLGSIGNMLQPMMAGTDVGDWTDDADNSFTVYIRLPSEIRSDAAELGKLPVGVGSDGTLIQLAQVADIVQSVGASEINRYNQMRTVLVEANIEGVDFTTAMAATQSAIDALDLPPGYRAGMGGEAEDLGEAAGSAAQALLLAVIAIYLVLASQFGSLTQPFAIMMALPLSLIGVVVGLLVGGSTLNIYSAIGFIMLMGLVVKNAILLVDNANQHVRGGMNLYDSLIEAGFTRFRPIIMTTLAMIFGMLPMALNLHGGSGTNAPMAHAVIGGLISSTILTLVVVPVVLTFIDTFGKRVRRFFPSAPDHGHSEATGQAHD, from the coding sequence ATGTTTCTGACCCGTGTCAGCGTAAGCCAACCCGTTTTCGCAGCGATGGTGATGGTCGGGATCATGGTGCTGGGGATTTTCTCGTTCAACCGCCTCGCGGTCGAGCAATTCCCCGACATCGACTTTCCCGTTGTCGCCGCCGTTGTGACCTATCAAGGCGCATCCCCCGAGGCGGTCGAGACGGATATTATCAAGCCCATTGAGGAGACGGTGAATACCATCTCGGGGATTGATACGATCCAGTCCATCGCGCAGCCCTCGCGCGCGATGGTCATCATGCAATTCGACCTCGAGGTGAACAGCGCCGATGCTGTCCAGGACGTGCGCGAAAAGCTAAACCAAATCGCCGCAAGCTTCCCCGATGCGGCCAATGATCCGGTGATCTTGCGGTTTGACCCGGCGGCTATGCCGTTGATTTCGCTTGCGATCAGCTCGGATTCCATGGCGAGCGAGGATCTGACCCAATTGGCCGACGATGTCATCGTGCCGCGCCTGTCGATGATTTCGGGCGTCGGTAGCGCCTCGGTCGTGGGGGGCTTGGATCGTCAGGTGAACATCTTGCTCGATCCCGACCGCATGAATGCCTTTGGCGTCACCGCCAGCGAGATTATTCAGGCTGTCGGCGCCGAAAACGTTGATATTTCGGCAGGTGAATTCGACGATGGGATCGAAGTGCAATCAGTGCAGATCGAGGGCCGGATCGAGAACCAGGACGATTTCGCACAGATCATCGTTGCGCGCCGGGGCGGCCAGCCCGTGCATCTGGGCGATGTGGCGCATATCGAACTTGGCACTGCGCAGGTGACATCGCTGGCGATGCTGAACGGTCAATCTGCGCTGGCTATTGATGTGGTCAAACAACAAGGGGCGAATACGGTCGGCGTTGCCGAAGATATTCGCCACGCCGTTGCCGAACTGACCAATGGCCAACTGCCGGAGGGCGTCCAGATCGACGTGGTGGTCGATGGCTCGACCGCGGTCGAGGAAAGCTATCACACCGTTTTGAACATGATCATCGAAGGGGCGGCGCTTGCGACGCTGATCGTGTTCCTGTTCCTGAATTCATGGCGCTCGACAGTGATTACCGGGCTGACGCTGCCGATCTCGCTGATCGGCACGATGACCGTGCTGCTGATGCTGGGCTTTACCCTGAACGTGATGACGCTGATGGCGCTGTCGCTGGCGGTGGGCCTGCTGATCGACGATGCGATCGTGGTGCGTGAAAACATCATGCGCCACCTGCATATGGGCAAAACCCACGTGCAGGCGGCGCTGGATGGTACCAACGAGATCGGCCTTGCCGTGTTGGCCACCACTTTGTCCATTGTTGCCGTGTTCCTGCCTGTTGCCTTTATGGAAGGCATCATGGGCCGGTTCTTCTTGCAATTTGGCGTCACGGTTGCGGTGGCTGTGTCGATCTCGATGTTCGTCGCGTTCACGCTTGACCCGATGCTCTCCTCGATCTGGTATGACCCGGCGGCGGATAAGACGGCGAAAAAAGGGCCGATCTGGAAGCTGATCAACCATTTCGACGTATTTTTCGAGCATCTGTCCCATGGCTATCGGCGTGTGCTGCGCTGGTCGCTGCGGCACCGGTTCACGACGCTGTTCATTGCACTGTTGGCCTTGGTCGGGGCTTTTGCGCTGATCCCGCGTGTGGGCGGGGAATTCGCGCCCGCCGGTGACAGCAGCGAGTTTACCGTCACCTTGGAGACGCCCGCAGGCTCGTCGCTGGATTACACCGCGCTTAAGGTGCAGCAAGCGACCGATATCCTGAACACCTTTCCAGAGGTGATCCGCACCTATGCAACGGTCGCGTCGGGATCGTCGGTTGATGGCACCACGACCGCCACCATCACTGTCGCAATGGTCCCCAGCCTCGAGCGGACGATCACCCCGACCGAGATCACCATCCCCGTTCGTCAGGCGCTGACTGCGCTGCCGGGGGTCGAGGTCAAAGTTGCTGCCGCAGGTGGAATGGGCATGACCTCGGCGCCGATCCAGATCCGGGTGCAGGGCGAATCGCTCAACGTTCTGGGCGAGCTGAGCGATGATCTGGTTGGCCGACTGCGGGGCATCACCGGCCTTGCCGATGTGACCTCTAGCATGTCGGTGGCACAGCCCGTGCTGGGCGTGCGGATCAACCGCGATGCAGCCAGTGATCTGGGGCTGTCCTTGGGCAGTATCGGCAACATGCTGCAGCCGATGATGGCGGGCACTGATGTCGGCGATTGGACGGATGATGCCGATAACAGCTTTACCGTCTATATCCGCCTGCCCAGCGAGATCCGCTCCGATGCGGCAGAGCTGGGCAAGCTGCCGGTTGGCGTTGGCAGCGATGGCACGCTGATCCAACTGGCACAGGTCGCCGATATCGTACAATCCGTCGGCGCGTCCGAGATCAACCGATACAACCAGATGCGCACCGTTCTGGTCGAGGCCAATATCGAAGGCGTCGACTTCACCACGGCCATGGCCGCGACCCAATCCGCGATTGATGCGCTGGATCTGCCCCCCGGTTATCGCGCCGGAATGGGCGGCGAGGCCGAGGATCTGGGCGAGGCCGCAGGCTCGGCCGCGCAGGCGCTGCTGCTGGCCGTGATCGCGATCTATCTGGTACTGGCCTCGCAGTTCGGCAGCCTGACACAGCCCTTTGCGATCATGATGGCCCTGCCGCTGTCGCTGATCGGGGTGGTGGTTGGGCTGCTGGTCGGTGGATCGACGCTGAACATCTATTCGGCGATCGGTTTCATCATGCTGATGGGTCTGGTGGTAAAGAACGCGATTCTATTGGTGGACAATGCCAACCAGCATGTGCGCGGCGGAATGAACCTGTATGATTCCCTGATCGAAGCCGGCTTTACCCGTTTCCGCCCGATCATCATGACGACGCTGGCGATGATTTTCGGCATGTTGCCGATGGCGCTGAACCTGCATGGCGGCTCGGGCACCAACGCGCCGATGGCCCATGCGGTGATCGGGGGGCTGATCTCTTCGACCATCCTGACGCTGGTTGTGGTGCCTGTTGTGTTGACCTTTATCGACACATTTGGCAAACGCGTGCGCCGCTTCTTCCCAAGCGCACCCGACCATGGCCACAGCGAGGCAACAGGACAGGCGCATGACTGA
- a CDS encoding ABC transporter permease, with product MLVFILRRLAQSVVVMLAVALIAFLIFRYVGDPIASMVGQDTRLEDMERMRQELGLNDPFYVQFWTFITNAVQGNFGISYRLQLPVTQLIFDRLPATLELALVSVILALFIGVGLGIFTALRRKSFGAGLIMSLSLVGVSLPTFLIGIGLIYIFAVELQWLPSFGRGETVQIAPWWRSGFFTQSGLRSLILPAITLSLFQMTLIMRLVRSEMLEVLRQDYIRFARARGLPERAINFRHALKNTLVPVITITGLQLGSIIAFAVVTETVFQWPGVGSLFINSVQVVDVPVMAAYLMFIALVFVMINLVVDILYYLVDPRLRIGARAGA from the coding sequence ATGCTGGTATTCATTCTGCGCCGCCTTGCGCAGTCGGTGGTGGTCATGCTGGCGGTTGCGCTTATTGCGTTTCTTATCTTCCGCTATGTCGGTGACCCCATTGCGTCCATGGTCGGACAGGACACACGTCTTGAAGACATGGAACGTATGCGCCAAGAGCTTGGCCTCAATGACCCGTTCTATGTCCAGTTCTGGACATTCATTACCAATGCCGTCCAAGGCAATTTCGGTATTTCCTATCGCCTGCAACTGCCCGTCACACAGCTGATCTTTGACCGCCTGCCCGCCACGTTGGAACTGGCGCTGGTTTCGGTGATCCTGGCGCTGTTTATCGGCGTCGGCCTTGGCATTTTCACCGCTTTGCGGCGTAAATCCTTTGGCGCGGGGCTGATCATGTCGCTGTCGCTGGTGGGGGTGTCGCTGCCGACCTTCCTGATCGGTATCGGGCTGATCTATATCTTTGCGGTTGAATTGCAGTGGCTGCCATCCTTTGGACGCGGCGAAACAGTGCAGATCGCCCCATGGTGGCGCAGCGGTTTCTTTACCCAATCGGGCCTGAGGTCGCTGATCCTGCCTGCGATCACGCTGTCGCTGTTCCAGATGACGCTGATCATGCGGCTGGTGCGATCAGAAATGCTAGAGGTGCTGCGCCAAGATTACATCCGTTTCGCCCGCGCCCGCGGCCTGCCCGAACGCGCGATCAACTTTCGCCATGCGCTGAAAAACACGCTGGTGCCCGTGATCACGATCACCGGTCTGCAACTGGGCTCGATCATCGCCTTTGCCGTCGTGACCGAGACCGTGTTCCAATGGCCGGGTGTCGGCTCGCTGTTCATCAATTCGGTGCAGGTTGTCGATGTGCCGGTGATGGCCGCCTATCTGATGTTCATCGCGCTGGTCTTCGTCATGATCAACCTTGTTGTTGATATCCTTTACTATCTTGTCGATCCGCGCCTGCGTATCGGCGCGCGTGCGGGGGCCTGA
- a CDS encoding ABC transporter substrate-binding protein — MSKTFLRITAALLASTMLVTGASAETVRWARSSDALTLDPHSQNQGVTHNFAHHIYETLVNREVDGSLSPRLATEWATKEGEPNVWVFTLREGVTFHNGNPFTAEDVVFSLDRARSEKSNMRQLHADVASVVAVDDLTVEVHMNGPSPLYPNNLTNTFIMDKEWSEENNVTEVQDYAAGEDNYAVRNTNGTGPYILAEREPDVRSRLTVFEGHWADAPAVTEIVFLPITENATRIAALLSGEVDFVQDVPVQDIERLQSTDGITVTTGAENRSIYFAYRMDDAPLRSSNVTDVNPFQNPLVREAIHLAVDRDAIQRVVMRGQSVPTGIVVPPFVNGWTEELDAYPATDVARARELMAEAGYPDGFTVTLDTPNNRYVNDEAISQALVNFLGQIGIQVTLASRPVAQHSPLITANETDFYMLGWGVPTFDSAYNFNDLIHSKEGSYGAYNGGLYSNPEVDAMIESLGTEVDLDVRNATIAAIWEIIQAERMVLPIHNQVLAYATRGNLEVAVHPENQPLLNTVTISD, encoded by the coding sequence ATGTCAAAGACCTTTCTGCGCATCACGGCCGCACTGCTGGCCAGCACAATGCTGGTCACTGGCGCATCGGCAGAAACAGTCCGCTGGGCACGCTCCAGCGATGCCCTGACCCTCGACCCCCATTCGCAAAACCAGGGCGTCACGCACAACTTTGCGCATCACATCTATGAAACGCTGGTGAACCGCGAAGTCGATGGCTCGCTGTCGCCGCGTCTGGCGACCGAATGGGCCACGAAAGAGGGCGAGCCGAACGTATGGGTCTTTACCCTGCGCGAAGGCGTGACCTTCCACAACGGCAACCCGTTCACCGCCGAAGACGTCGTCTTCTCGCTGGACCGCGCCCGTTCGGAAAAGTCGAACATGCGCCAGCTGCATGCTGACGTGGCCAGCGTCGTCGCTGTCGACGATCTGACCGTCGAAGTGCATATGAATGGCCCCTCGCCGCTGTACCCGAACAACCTGACCAACACCTTTATCATGGATAAGGAATGGTCCGAAGAAAACAACGTCACCGAAGTGCAGGATTACGCTGCCGGCGAGGACAATTATGCCGTGCGTAACACCAACGGCACCGGCCCCTATATCCTGGCCGAGCGCGAGCCTGACGTGCGTTCGCGCCTGACCGTATTCGAAGGCCACTGGGCGGATGCGCCCGCTGTGACCGAGATCGTCTTCCTGCCCATCACCGAGAACGCAACCCGCATCGCAGCGCTGCTGTCGGGCGAAGTTGACTTTGTCCAAGACGTCCCCGTGCAGGATATCGAGCGTCTGCAGTCGACTGACGGCATCACCGTCACCACCGGCGCAGAAAACCGCAGCATCTATTTCGCCTATCGTATGGATGATGCACCGCTGCGGTCGTCGAATGTCACCGATGTGAACCCGTTCCAGAACCCGCTGGTGCGCGAAGCGATCCACCTCGCCGTTGACCGCGATGCGATCCAACGCGTTGTGATGCGTGGCCAATCGGTGCCGACCGGTATCGTCGTGCCGCCCTTCGTAAACGGCTGGACCGAAGAACTGGACGCCTATCCCGCAACGGACGTCGCCCGCGCGCGTGAGCTGATGGCCGAGGCTGGCTATCCCGATGGCTTCACCGTCACGCTGGACACGCCGAACAACCGCTATGTCAATGACGAAGCGATTTCGCAGGCGCTGGTGAACTTCCTGGGGCAGATCGGCATCCAAGTGACGCTGGCCTCGCGCCCCGTTGCGCAGCACTCGCCGCTGATCACCGCGAACGAGACCGACTTCTATATGCTGGGCTGGGGTGTACCGACCTTTGACTCGGCCTATAACTTCAACGACCTGATCCACTCGAAAGAGGGTTCGTACGGCGCCTATAACGGCGGCCTCTATTCGAACCCCGAAGTGGATGCGATGATCGAATCGCTGGGCACGGAAGTCGACCTTGATGTGCGTAACGCAACCATCGCCGCGATCTGGGAGATCATCCAGGCCGAGCGTATGGTCCTGCCGATCCACAATCAGGTTCTGGCCTATGCCACGCGCGGCAATCTGGAAGTTGCGGTTCACCCGGAAAACCAGCCGCTGCTGAACACTGTTACGATTTCGGACTGA